From Paenibacillus sp. PvR098:
GCATCGCCCGAACGTTAGGCAGCGCTTCGACCAACTCGCTGAACCGCTCCGGCGTAACCTGAATGGACACGATCTTGGCCTCAGCTTTGATCGCAGCTCCTTCACCCGCAGAAGCGTCTCCGCTTCCTACTCCAGGCAAGTCCAGCCGTTCCAGCAAGGATTTGAACTCCAGCTTGCGGAACATGTCTCCCAAGGATTGTCCTTCATATCCGTTGTACGTCAGCTCGTCCCAAGGAATATCAACCGGAACCTCGCGGAAGATCGTCGCCAGCTCCTTGCTCATCCGTGCATCATCCGTGTGAGCGGCTACCTTCTCGCCCATCTTCCCCTTAATTTTCGAAGCATTCTCCAGCACATTCTCAACTGATCCGTATTCGTGAAGCAGCTTCAGCGCCGTTTTCTCCCCAACGCCCGGAATACCCGGAATATTATCGCTGGTGTCACCCATCAAGCCTTTGAGATCAATGATTTGAAGAGGCTTTAGCCCATACTTTTCTTCGATGTGGGCGGGATCGTAGAGCTCCACCTCGCTAATTCCTTTCCGGGTCAACGCAATCTTAACGCGCTCGGAGGCAAGCTGCAGCATGTCTTTATCACCGGTCACGACGAGCACTTCCATACCGTCCTGCTTGTCCGCGATACGCGTCAGGGTACCTATGATGTCGTCAGCTTCATACCCGTCTATTTGGAAGTGGCGAATGCCAAAGGATTCCAGAAGCTCCCTAAGCACGGGAAACTGCTCGGAAAGCTCCGGTGGGGTCTTTTCCCTTCCCCCCTTGTATTCTGCGTAATCTTTATGTCGAAACGTCGCCTTCCCGGCATCGAACGCCACGAGAAAATGCGTCGGTTTTTGCTCTTCCAGAAGCCTTAACAGCATCGTTGTAAAGCCGTAGACTGCATTCGTATGCAAGCCTTTCGAATTGCTGAGCAGCGGCAGCGCAAAAAATGCGCGGTACGCAATGCTGTTACCATCGATCAAAATCAACTTGGACAAAGACTACACCCCATTTTTCGTGAAACTATTGCTTCTTACATGATAGCATAGGACGGCCACAGAAAAAAACCTTACCTTCCTCACTGAAAAAAGGGGTGTGCGCTCTCTTTGCCGCATAAAATGTACTAACTTTGATCCCTACCCGTCTGCACGAAATGCAAGTATAGCGCGAAAGGGAGATCGGAGGAACCATCCTATGAACGAAACGGTACGATTACGCGGCAAACGCATCATTTTTTTCGATGTGAATCAAACCCTGGTGCAGCAAAACTTAAGCTTTGAGGAATGCTTTGGACGTGTATGGGAGCACTTCACGGGCAGATGGGCTCAGGAGGAGAAGCCAATGGCCGATCAGTTGTGGGCCCAATACATTGCGAAGTGGCAGCAGCGCAAAAAATCGCGGATCACCTTCAAACAGCTTGACGAGCTCCAGCAGCAGTGCTTGAGGGAAGCGATGGAGGCGATGGATGTTCCGGTAACGGCCGGTATGACGCGCGGCTTCATGCAGGAAATCAGGCGACTGCAGGTCGAAGCCAAGACCATGCCCCCGCGAACGCAGGAAATGCTGGCAACCCTGTCTCGAAGCTATCGGCTCGCTATTATCAGCAACAGTCCCCGTTCAGATGTGCTGCTGATGTTGAAGCGGTTTGATCTTGACGCTTGTTTTCCTCCCGAGCATGTATTTACCGCGCTAAAGCCCGCCGACAAGAAACCCGCTCCATATTTGTTCAAAAGAGCGCTTAAAGCCATGCAGCTCTCACCCAAACAGGCCGTAATGGTAGGTAATTCTTGGAAGCACGATGTGTGCGGCGCGGTAAAAGCAGGGCTGGATGCGGTGTGGCTAAACCCAACCGATACAGAAGCAGGTCCCGATTACAAAAAAATAACCCAGCAGCGGCTGGGCAAGCGAAAAGTATTTTTGATCAAGCAATTGGATCAGCTATCCGATTTATTCTCTTGATCGCTTCTAACTTCGAGCGGCATGCCGACAAAATCACAAAAGAAGACGCTGCCCCGGTATGCCTTCGAACCCTTCTTTACCTTGGTGCTGCCTGGGAAAGAGTTATCAAATAGAAATCCCTAACCTAACTGATGATGTATGAAGTTTCTGTAACTCTCCAATAGGGCAAAAAATAACCGGATCCACATCAAACAGCGGAAATCCGGTTATCCTTATCTATACATTTAAGTCTTTACGCTTCCCTGTCACCATATAAATGACGCCTTCTCCGATGTTCGTCGTGTGATCCGCTACACGCTCCAGGAAGAGAGCAGTCATCATCAACTGAGAGAGCTGGCGGTTTCGCCCGAAATCGTTGGTCATGATCCCTATGATTTCATTAACCACAGTGCTGTAGAGCTTATCGACCTCATCATCCTTCTCCGCCAGTGCCGCGGCACGATGAATGTCCCGCTCGGTGTAAGCCAGCAAGCTTTCATGAAGCATATCCTTGGCAAGCAGCGCCATGCGCGGGATGACCTCAAGCGGCTTCACGAGCTCTTCTCCCGACATGCGAATCGCGATCTTCGCGATATCTACAGCATGATCTCCAATACGTTCAAGGTCCGTGGAGATTTTGAGCGCCATGCCGATAATCCGCAAATCGCTTGCCATCGGCTGCTGCAGCGCAATCAACCGTAGGCAATTTTCCTCAATTTGAAGCATTAAATCGTCAATTTCATCGTCCTGCTCGATAATTTTCCTTGCCAGTTGTTCATCCCTTGCAGCCAAAGCCTCTACCGCGAGAGAAATGTGATTTTCAACCAATCCGCCCATCTTAAGCAAATCCGATTGCAATCCTTCTACCGCTTGATGAAAAGTGGATCTTGTGTCCATGTTAGCATCCCCTTTGTTTTCAGTAGTTCATTAACCGAATCGGCCTGTAATATAATCTTCCGTCCTTTGGTCTGTTGGAGTGGTGAAAAGCTTCTCTGTCTGATCCGATTCAATCACTTCCCCGTTCAAGAAAAAGGAGGTAAAATCAGAAATTCTCGCCGCTTGCTGCATGTTATGTGTCACGATGACGATCGTATATTTTTCTCGAAGTTCGCGGATCAACTCTTCGATTTTTAACGTTGAAATCGGATCAAGCGCCGACGTAGGTTCGTCCATAAGCAGAATCTGAGGATTGACCGCCAAAGCACGAGCGATACATAAACGCTGCTGCTGCCCCCCGGACAAACCATAAGCGGATTTCTTCAAATTATCATTCACTTCAGTCCACAACGCGGAAGCCTTTAAGCTGCTTTCGACGATATGATCGAGCTGAG
This genomic window contains:
- a CDS encoding HAD family hydrolase, which gives rise to MNETVRLRGKRIIFFDVNQTLVQQNLSFEECFGRVWEHFTGRWAQEEKPMADQLWAQYIAKWQQRKKSRITFKQLDELQQQCLREAMEAMDVPVTAGMTRGFMQEIRRLQVEAKTMPPRTQEMLATLSRSYRLAIISNSPRSDVLLMLKRFDLDACFPPEHVFTALKPADKKPAPYLFKRALKAMQLSPKQAVMVGNSWKHDVCGAVKAGLDAVWLNPTDTEAGPDYKKITQQRLGKRKVFLIKQLDQLSDLFS
- the phoU gene encoding phosphate signaling complex protein PhoU — encoded protein: MDTRSTFHQAVEGLQSDLLKMGGLVENHISLAVEALAARDEQLARKIIEQDDEIDDLMLQIEENCLRLIALQQPMASDLRIIGMALKISTDLERIGDHAVDIAKIAIRMSGEELVKPLEVIPRMALLAKDMLHESLLAYTERDIHRAAALAEKDDEVDKLYSTVVNEIIGIMTNDFGRNRQLSQLMMTALFLERVADHTTNIGEGVIYMVTGKRKDLNV
- the pstB gene encoding phosphate ABC transporter ATP-binding protein PstB, producing MSIVSINKLNLHYSEFHALKNVDMEVQEKSITAFIGPSGCGKSTLLRTLNRMNDMIKGIRIEGDVIIDGHNIYDPDVNVELLRKNIGMVFQQPNPFPKSIYDNIAYGPRIHGITDKAQLDHIVESSLKASALWTEVNDNLKKSAYGLSGGQQQRLCIARALAVNPQILLMDEPTSALDPISTLKIEELIRELREKYTIVIVTHNMQQAARISDFTSFFLNGEVIESDQTEKLFTTPTDQRTEDYITGRFG